A DNA window from Brachionichthys hirsutus isolate HB-005 chromosome 10, CSIRO-AGI_Bhir_v1, whole genome shotgun sequence contains the following coding sequences:
- the LOC137900073 gene encoding stomatin-like codes for MDRTVNQRRGTSNEDLIPQRKGGLGFCGWTLVILSGFFVIILFPFTIWFCLKVVKEYERAVFFRLGRITNRKAKGPGIFFILPCTDTFVKVDLRTVSFDIPPQELLTKDSVTVAVDGVVYFRVSDPIGSVVNVREANRSTRLLAQTTLRNVLGTKNLAELLSDRESIAHSMQTNLDEATDNWGIKVERVEIKDVKLPHQMQRAMAAEAEATREARAKVIAAEGEMNASRALKEASLVIAESPSALQLRYLQTLGTIATEKNSTIIFPLPMDIISHFMQK; via the exons ATGGATAGAACAGTGAACCAGAGGAGAGGAACGAGCAATGAAGATTTAATAC CTCAGCGAAAAGGTGGTCTGGGATTCTGCGGCTGGACTTTAGTCATATTATCAGGCTTTTTCGTCATCATCCTTTTCCCCTTCACCATCTGGTTTTGTCTCAAG GTTGTTAAGGAGTATGAGCGTGCTGTCTTCTTCCGACTGGGCCGCATCACAAACAGGAAAGCTAAAGGACCAG GAATCTTCTTTATTTTGCCATGCACTGATACCTTTGTGAAAGTAGATCTGCGAACAGTTTCATTTGATATCCCACCTCAGGag CTCCTGACCAAGGACTCAGTTACTGTGGCTGTGGATGGAGTGGTGTACTTCCGGGTCAGTGACCCCATTGGCTCTGTGGTCAATGTGAGAGAGGCCAACCGGTCCACCCGTCTGCTGGCTCAGACCACCCTCAGAAATGTCCTGGGGACCAAGAACCTGGCTGAGCTCTTGTCTGATCGTGAAAGCATCGCTCACAGCATGCAG ACCAACCTGGATGAAGCCACCGACAACTGGGGCATCAaggtggagcgtgtggagataAAAGATGTAAAGCTGCCACATCAAATGCAGAGAGCCATGGCTGCTGAAGCTGAGGCCACACGAGAGGCCAGAGCCAAG GTGATTGCAGCCGAGGGTGAGATGAATGCGTCTCGTGCCCTGAAGGAGGCGTCCCTCGTGATCGCAGAGTCTCCGTCAGCCCTGCAGCTTCGCTACCTGCAGACTCTCGGCACCATCGCAACAGAGAAGAACTCCACGATCATCTTCCCGCTGCCCATGGAtatcatttctcatttcatgCAGAAGTGA
- the LOC137900006 gene encoding stomatin-like: MEMDRMESQKRRGISNDDLISERTGALGCCGWILCIIAGFFVIILFPFTIWFCLKIVQEYERAVIFRLGRITDRKAKGPGIFFVLPCTDTFVKVDLRTVSFDIPPQEILTKDSVTVSVDGVVYFRVSDPIASVANVSNADFSTRLLAQTTLRNVLGTKNLAELLSDREGIAHSMQSNLDEATDNWGIKVERVEIKDVKLPHQMQRAMAAEAEATREARAKVIAAEGEMNASRALKEASLVIAESPSALQLRYLQTLNTIAAEKNSTIIFPLPMDVISHFMRK, from the exons ATGGAAATGGATAGAATGGagagccagaagaggagaggaataagCAATGACGATTTAATAT CTGAGCGAACGGGAGCTCTGGGATGCTGCGGCTGGATCTTATGCATAATCGCAGGCTTTTTCGTCATCATCCTTTTCCCCTTCACCATCTGGTTTTGTCTCAAG ATTGTTCAGGAGTATGAGCGTGCTGTAATTTTCCGACTGGGCCGCATCACAGACAGGAAAGCTAAAGGACCAG GAATCTTCTTTGTTTTGCCATGCACTGATACCTTTGTGAAAGTAGATCTGCGAACAGTTTCATTTGATATCCCACCTCAGGAG ATCCTGACCAAGGACTCAGTTACTGTGTCTGTGGATGGAGTGGTGTACTTCCGGGTCAGTGACCCCATTGCCTCCGTGGCCAATGTTAGCAATGCCGACTTCTCCACCCGTCTGCTGGCTCAGACCACCCTCAGAAATGTCCTGGGGACCAAGAACCTGGCTGAGCTCTTGTCTGATCGTGAAGGCATTGCTCACAGCATGCAG AGCAACCTGGATGAAGCCACCGACAACTGGGGCATCAaggtggagcgtgtggagataAAAGATGTAAAGCTGCCACATCAAATGCAGAGAGCCATGGCTGCTGAAGCTGAGGCCACACGAGAGGCCAGAGCCAAG GTGATTGCAGCCGAGGGTGAGATGAATGCGTCTCGTGCCCTGAAGGAGGCGTCCCTCGTGATCGCAGAGTCTCCGTCAGCCCTGCAGCTTCGCTACCTGCAGACTCTCAACACCATCGCAGCGGAGAAGAACTCCACGATCATCTTCCCGCTGCCCATGGATGTTATTTCTCATTTCATGAGGAAGTAA